The Leclercia adecarboxylata region AAATGGCATGCATTCTCAGGATCCTATCACGAAATTAACCCAGACGTTGCAACGCGACGATGGTTCTCAGGTTCGTATTGTAGCGCAGCGGGGATATGGAAGTGGGCTTACAGCCTCGCTTGATGTGTACGTTCTCCGTCGTGATTCCTCTGAAAGCAACTGGTCACTGTGCGGAAAAGATCCTCACCCAGAGTGGAGAAAGATGTCAGTAGATGAGTATCAGAAATTTGGACGCTCTGAAATGCTGCGTTATGCCACACCAGGTGAAATTCTCAGGGTGGCATCCGCTATTGGCCAGCCAATGAGCTTCCTCGATGGCAACCCTGCGTTTTAGCCCGAACCCTGGCGACGCCTTTTAAACCGGCGTCATTCTTTTTACGAGCAACAGACGGAGAAAAAATGAATCTGAACGAACGAAGCACGAGCGCAGCAACGCCAGATTTGAGCCGACTTTATCTCATTTCCGGGCGCATTATGTTTGATGATGATGATCAGGCCTACCTGGTCGAAGCCGACTCCCCTGGTGATGCAGAGGAGGCTTTCCGGCATCATATTGCTGACAGTGCCGACGACTTAGAAAAGGTGATTATAGTTTCCTCTACAAGTTTCGCTTCAGCTCACAGCAGTCGCGTAATTTGTCGGCCTGCCGTGAAGTAATTTCAACTTCCAATGATATTTCCCTCTTTATAAAAGCCGCCGTCTGGCGGTTTTTATTTGCAAAAATGAATATTAATCCTGAATGATATTAATTTAAGATGAGGTAGTGTTCATATTCTTCTTCTTAATATTTTTTCTAAAAAAACGCCTTCAGGTTATTAGTTGGTATTAGTGTATTTGTTATGATCTTCTCATCAAATACATTAATTAAATAATCAAGGAGTCAACTGTGGCAGATAATTATACTCAGGCGTCGTTTATTATTCCCTGCACTCAGGAGCAGGCAAAAATGGCACAAGAAGCAATCACATTCGTTACCGAAGCAGAAATTGCAGAAGGTGAGCGTTTGCTTGATAAGCCACTGACAGATTGTTCTCTGACTGAGAAGCTGATCCTCAGTATTATCGAGAACCACCCTGAGTATGACCCTTCTGAGCCGAGCTTTGGGCAACCATCCTGCCCAGACTGCAATTATGAACTGTTGTTCGCAACAGAAGTTACCAGCAGTGGGCTGGCAGTTTTTCATGGAGAGACCATTGATCTTGACCATGCAATTTGCCTCACAACTGCCGTGCTGTCGGTATTCGACCTCTCGGAAATGGTAACAATTACTGCTGCATTTACATGCAGTAAAAGCCGGACAGATGAATTTGGGGGTATGACTATTCTGGTCACAAAGGATACCCACTATTACCAGGATGGCTGTCAGTTTTCTCGTCTCATGAATGAGGCTCACAAAGCCGGTATCCAGTATGCTCTGTGTAAAGTGACGCATTACCACGGTGAGAGCAGCTATGTGGCAAGCTATGTCCTGAGCTGCGACGTAGCGGATTCAGCCCAGGAGGTCGTTAACAAACGACTGAAGGCATGTGCCGGAAAAGAGCCAGAAGACGGAATCTATATTCTGTGTGAAGAAGACAACACTAGTCTTTCGGTCGAACTCGTTACAGAACTGTCTCCGCTCGATTACGACAAGCTGAGCAAGCTTCTCCCTTCCCTTGACACCCTTTGCGGCGCTTAAGCCTGCCAATTACCGTAGCCACCGGTTTCCCCGGTGGCCTGGAGCCTGCCATGACCAATAAATTCATAGTTTCTACCGTTGATTGTATCAATGAATTTGCAAGTGACGTTCCGCAGAGTGTTTCCTTACGGATAGATACAATGCTTGAACAGCGTATCCGCAAATTGGCGGCATACGTGAAAGAAAACGATCTTCATTTAACTGAGTTTTACTTCTATGACGCTAACTGGTCATTTTGTGGTGAAGATGAAATTCAAGAAATAAAAGACATGGATGAATATAAGCATAGCGACAGCATAAAGCAGGAAGCGATGCTGCGGGAAGTAATGCCATCAGCACGTACGGAATGCCCGGTTATTAGGGTGATGAAAGATTCATTTCAGCTTTCAGCTCTACCACGCCATTGTGGTGATGACATGACTCTTAACACTCCTTTTATTCCGCTGTCTGAGTTGAAAACAAATAATACGGCATTTATTACGCCGCCAACCTATAACTAATAGCTGTGCCGGGTGATTAAATTACAATGGATTATTTTTATATATATTGACATTAAATCCGCGTGATTTTGATTTAATATAATTTCGCTAAATGGTTGCGCTGTAGTTATTTTAAAGTTCTAATAATATCAGTGATGCAGCATATACCGTGGTTCAGGAAAATATATGTTTATTGAAAAAAGCGACTCATTCCTTGAATTATCCTCAGAAGTTATTTTTCCTGAGGCGGCTAATGCTGCCATTTTGAAACATGATAAATGGGCGGATGTTTGGGAGACCCTGACAACCGATGCCGATCTGAACTATACCGATGAAAAGGAGACTGTGAGTCTTTCTTCTCTGGTCATGTCAGCCACATCTGCTATTTATCAGGCTATTACGGACGGCTGGACAATGTGCGTGGGATACAGTGGCGGCAAAGACTCCCATTCTCTTCTGCACCTGTTTCTGATGGCATTGATCAGGGCAGTACGTAACGGCACAAATATCAGCGAACATCATTTCATTCAGATGTCCGATACGCTGATCGAAAACCCTGAGATGCACTATCAGGCTTCACAGGTTCTCAACCAGCTCAGAATGTTCATTGCTGAACACCAGCTACCGGTCACAGTCCTTGTCGCCCGACCGTCTCTTACGCAGAGCTGGGTCGGCCGCATTCTGACTGGGCGCGGACTTCCGACCTGGACTAATTCTTCTACCCGACAGTGCTCAACCGACTACAAAATCGCGCCCCTGCGCCAGGCCAAAGCTCGTTACCTGAAAAACGCCCCGGCATCCGTTCGAAGCAGGGTATGCCTGATGCTGGGCTCCAGGGATGATGAAAGTGCCCGAAGGGCCGGAAATATCCTCAAAATGGGAGGGCAGGCGAGGAAAGTAACCCTGACTGAGCACGGTGGTGAACTCTATCCGGTAAAGGAGTGGCGCACTCAGGACATCTGGTCTTTTCTGATGGCCTGTGGTTCCGAATCACGCTTCCCTTTACCAAGCTTTATGCCGGATAACTTCAGCCTGGCAACGCTTTATAAAGACGCCACCGGGGAGTGTATCTGGTCGCCGGAGAAACCCACTCGAACATCAGCTTGTGGGGCTCGATATGGGTGCTCGCTTACTCTTGTTTTTATGTATTTAGAGTTAAACTCTACTTTTCTATTTTTAGAATTCAAGCTATTCATCGTAATTGAGAGATATCCTTTTAATGTTCAGCAAGCCTGTTAAAAGCACTTTATCTGAACCGCGTTTTGCCTAAATCCTGCTCAATATATACTCTCCCTGAGTTCTGAAATCCTCAAATTCCCCAATCTTAAAGCATTGATACATAGATGATGTCAGATAATGCGCAATCATCTCACCGCCAATATGGATCCGTTCCGGGTGTGGGTATGTCGCCTGTATAGCCCTTTGTTCATTCATCATTACAGGAATTGTCTGCAACAAATCCCCATCCAAGATTTGGCACTCAGGTTTTACTCCTGTTCCGTATTGTAATTGCTCTGATTCGAAATCATGGACTGAGCGATAGGCGAACGAAACGATATTTCCTGTTTCCTCGCAAATTGCGAACTGATAAACACTGGTTGTCACCGTTGAAGAAGAGGGAATTGCATGGTCATGCTTGTATTGTTTCCACAGCCTCCTTAGACAGGCCGATGTATGATAATTGAGATTTTGTATACCTGATACGACCATTCTGGTTGATGCTTCAAGCAACCAGGTGTTAGAAAATCCACCTGCCCCCGTTCCTGCTATGATGGTTCTTAGCTGGGGGATGTAACCTGCTTTGGAAACAAAAGATAACGGCTCCCCATTATCGGTGACGGCAAGGGTATCTGTTACAATCAGTGCTTGTGCTTCGTCTGTATAAAATATCAGTGATGACATATTTTCCTCATCCAGAAAAGACATTACATGAATCACAGAACAGGTCACTACAACCACGTGAAAGGGAGTCAGACCATTTTCCAGAGGTAAATATATTCTTGTGTTTGGACGCGTTGCGGTTCTCTGTAAAAAATATATAGCACAAACAAAAGTCCCCGCAGGGATAAATATAGTTATATGCGCTTTTTCTGCTGGCTTTTACAATTGAAAGTGACAGGTAAACGAAATGTGTTACAGGTTTCTTTTGCTTTTCGTTGGGTTCTGTATATGCGAATTTACCCTGTGTGTTATTTTTGCAATGGACTCAGGCTGTATTCAATCAATTAAGGTTTACTTCTGGCATTAAGATGTATCCGTTGCCTGTTTTTTAAG contains the following coding sequences:
- a CDS encoding phosphoadenosine phosphosulfate reductase family protein — its product is MFIEKSDSFLELSSEVIFPEAANAAILKHDKWADVWETLTTDADLNYTDEKETVSLSSLVMSATSAIYQAITDGWTMCVGYSGGKDSHSLLHLFLMALIRAVRNGTNISEHHFIQMSDTLIENPEMHYQASQVLNQLRMFIAEHQLPVTVLVARPSLTQSWVGRILTGRGLPTWTNSSTRQCSTDYKIAPLRQAKARYLKNAPASVRSRVCLMLGSRDDESARRAGNILKMGGQARKVTLTEHGGELYPVKEWRTQDIWSFLMACGSESRFPLPSFMPDNFSLATLYKDATGECIWSPEKPTRTSACGARYGCSLTLVFMYLELNSTFLFLEFKLFIVIERYPFNVQQAC